The genomic stretch GTTCCAGCCGTGTCCAGGGTCACCGCTTCTTGCGGGGCTTGCCCGCGTCGGAGCGCTTCTTCCGCCACTGCCCGGTCTTATTGCGGCTTCGGGGCTGCTTGCCCCCTCCCTGCTCGGGGACGTGCGGAACCTTGCCTGCACGGCGGTCGGCCATCGGCCTCACCTCCTCTCCACGTAGGCGAGAATATAGCATACATCAAGCTGTAGGCGTGATGGTGGTACGCGAGACATCGTTTCGATATGCTGCTTGGTGTCCAACCCATCAGGAGGGACCATGCCAGACCGCCGAGTCACCACGATCCGCCAGGACGCCGACCAGCACGCTGAACTCGAGGCGGTGGCCCAGGTTGAAGGCGTCCCCGTCTCGCAGATCGTTCGCGAGGCCATCTCGGACGCACTTGAGAAGCGACGTAAGGACCCCGAGTTCCAGGAGCGACTCCAGCGACACCTCGATGAGAATCGTCGGATTCTGGAGCGCCTGGCCGAATAGTGTCCCGGGAAGTGGTGTGATAAGTAGCCGTTCAGCGTGCCGTGGTGATGGTGCGCGTGACACCGTCCGTGTTCACGGAGCGTGAGGCTGCAAGAAGGAAGACCACCGCGTCATCCTCGAAGTGTCGAACAGCGAGGAGAACACGGTGGCCATCAACCAGTTTGACCTACTGGAGCTCGTTCGCAAGGTCGACGACGACCAGGCGGACATCGACT from Actinomycetota bacterium encodes the following:
- a CDS encoding ribbon-helix-helix domain-containing protein, coding for MPDRRVTTIRQDADQHAELEAVAQVEGVPVSQIVREAISDALEKRRKDPEFQERLQRHLDENRRILERLAE